A single genomic interval of uncultured Pseudodesulfovibrio sp. harbors:
- a CDS encoding HD domain-containing protein: MNSDYFAQCRQWFDEHTAHYREKAGPEGTEMVDRKIRHTMRVVGHVQAIVAETPPLEELSEAVKIAALLHDAGRFPQVVQHNSYDDHATCNHAEVGARIVMDADLLDPLPLETRGIVLSAVKYHNVAVIPDNLGTEARLVLEVLRDADKLDALRNSLRYLDPDNPNSKALKEGLTWHAERVTPELLQCAMDRTIIPYEDIRWSNDFALFLCCWLYDLHFPYAFRQLKTSGQYEILLGQMPDTEEFTRLKEQLRDDLDWIIARSRP; this comes from the coding sequence ATGAACAGCGACTATTTTGCCCAATGCCGCCAGTGGTTCGATGAACACACGGCGCACTACCGGGAAAAAGCAGGCCCCGAGGGAACCGAAATGGTGGACCGCAAAATCCGCCACACCATGCGGGTCGTCGGTCATGTACAGGCCATTGTCGCAGAAACCCCGCCGCTCGAAGAACTGTCCGAGGCCGTGAAAATCGCGGCACTGCTGCACGATGCAGGACGTTTCCCGCAGGTGGTGCAACACAACAGCTACGATGACCACGCCACCTGCAATCATGCCGAAGTGGGCGCGCGTATCGTCATGGACGCCGATCTCCTTGATCCGCTCCCCCTTGAGACACGCGGTATCGTCCTGAGCGCCGTGAAATACCACAACGTCGCAGTGATCCCGGACAATCTCGGCACCGAAGCGCGCCTCGTGCTCGAAGTCCTGCGCGACGCGGACAAGCTCGACGCCCTGCGTAACAGCCTCCGCTATCTCGATCCTGACAATCCCAACAGCAAGGCCTTGAAAGAGGGCCTCACATGGCATGCGGAAAGGGTCACCCCGGAGCTCCTGCAATGCGCCATGGACCGCACCATCATCCCATACGAGGACATTCGATGGTCCAACGATTTCGCACTGTTCCTGTGCTGCTGGCTCTATGATCTCCATTTCCCCTACGCCTTCAGGCAACTCAAGACGTCCGGCCAGTACGAGATACTTCTCGGGCAGATGCCGGACACTGAGGAATTCACCCGGCTCAAGGAACAGCTTCGAGACGATCTGGACTGGATTATCGCCCGCAGCCGGCCTTGA
- a CDS encoding YigZ family protein, with protein MSRRYLIPAATHRVEDTIKRSRFISTAAHTPDTDSAKAFVAEIKEEFPDATHNCWAFAAGPPGDTAHVGMSDDGEPHGTAGKPMLNTLLHSEVGEITVVVTRYFGGTKLGTGGLVRAYSSMVNLVLDTLPTKEMVETVTVTATIPYQSVTLFKRMHPDFEADILDEQFGVDAAFTLSMPEEHLDGFTKKLAELTDGRGTIEQN; from the coding sequence ATGTCCCGCAGATATCTCATTCCCGCTGCCACGCACCGCGTTGAAGACACCATCAAGCGCAGCCGGTTCATCTCCACTGCCGCCCACACGCCCGACACGGACTCGGCCAAGGCTTTCGTCGCCGAAATAAAGGAAGAATTTCCCGACGCGACCCACAACTGCTGGGCCTTTGCCGCAGGTCCGCCCGGTGACACGGCGCATGTGGGCATGAGTGACGACGGGGAGCCGCACGGCACCGCGGGCAAGCCCATGCTGAACACCCTGCTGCACAGCGAGGTCGGCGAAATCACCGTGGTGGTCACCCGCTACTTCGGCGGCACCAAGCTCGGGACCGGAGGACTGGTGCGCGCCTACTCCTCCATGGTGAATCTGGTCCTCGACACCCTGCCCACCAAGGAAATGGTCGAGACCGTCACGGTCACGGCGACCATTCCCTATCAATCCGTCACCCTGTTCAAGCGCATGCACCCGGATTTCGAAGCGGACATTCTGGACGAGCAATTCGGCGTGGACGCTGCGTTCACCCTGTCCATGCCCGAGGAACATCTGGACGGTTTCACGAAAAAACTTGCCGAACTCACGGACGGACGCGGGACAATCGAGCAAAATTGA